From Corynebacterium frankenforstense DSM 45800, the proteins below share one genomic window:
- a CDS encoding adenine phosphoribosyltransferase, with translation MAGKTQTRFPEAAAALKEHVRLVPDFPEEGVVFQDLTPVLADADAFGTVVDALAQAAVEDGADLIGGLDARGFLLGAAVAYKLGLGVLAIRKQGKLPPPVHTEEYALEYGTAALEIPADAMDLKGRKVVLVDDVLATGGTLGAAAKLLASTGAEVVGNVVVLEVDGLGGREKLGDVPLSVISQDTVEA, from the coding sequence GTGGCAGGTAAGACTCAGACCAGGTTTCCCGAGGCTGCGGCCGCACTCAAGGAGCATGTGCGGCTCGTGCCGGACTTCCCCGAGGAGGGCGTGGTCTTCCAGGACCTGACCCCGGTGCTCGCGGACGCGGACGCGTTCGGCACCGTGGTCGACGCGCTGGCTCAGGCGGCCGTCGAGGACGGCGCCGACCTGATCGGCGGGCTCGACGCGCGCGGCTTCCTGCTGGGCGCGGCCGTGGCCTACAAGCTGGGGCTGGGCGTGCTGGCGATCCGCAAGCAGGGCAAGCTGCCCCCGCCGGTGCACACCGAGGAGTACGCCCTCGAGTACGGCACGGCGGCCCTGGAGATCCCGGCCGACGCGATGGACCTGAAGGGCCGCAAGGTCGTGCTCGTCGACGACGTGCTGGCCACCGGCGGCACCCTGGGCGCGGCGGCGAAGCTGCTGGCGAGCACGGGCGCCGAGGTCGTCGGCAACGTCGTCGTCCTCGAGGTCGACGGCCTCGGCGGGCGCGAGAAGCTGGGGGACGTGCCCCTGAGCGTGATCTCGCAGGACACGGTCGAGGCCTGA
- the secD gene encoding protein translocase subunit SecD, whose translation MTTTARPRGAQTSGRSWPLKALGVFLLLVLAVYALIFFTGDRKAEPKLGIDLEGGTRITLVPQGEEPTQEQLNQARTILQNRVNGMGVSGADVVADGNTLVITVPGDDAGQARAVGQTSQLVFRPVAQPQMPDMAALPETFTDMAERWVEADVISPEDAKSSAEQLSAQLKQLGGEEIKAPEINAEPKPEPANSLEATERRQQTTEMLREDRQSEDPTTQLAAMALIKCDGSVDPLAGTDDPAKPLVSCDASSGAPYLLSPSPELVGENPDGERLTGAQIDTDRPIEGGLDSQTGQMQVGFAFGGAGADTWAQLTQEYLQQQVAITLDSQIISAPRIQSPTPAGSATAITGDFSQKEAQDLANNLKYGALPLSFAGEDGQPGGTAETVPASLGEASLKAGLVAGLVGLAMIAVFVFAYYRLYGLISLFTLVCSGALVYGSLILLGRWIGYSLDLSGIAGLIIGIGATADSFVVIYERIKDEVRDGHTFRSATHRGWHRARQTIVTGNMVTLIASVVIYFLAVGEVKGFAFTLGMTTVFDLVVTFLVTAPIMLLCSRRPFWARPAVNGMGKVFRLAADRRTAAAKVNTPARGATASGATASGATGTTATGTAATAGTAASAGTAATAKETADADEAGRRQAGTASAVSPADGDTDADGDAPAEDAEPKDKEN comes from the coding sequence GTGACCACAACCGCGAGACCGCGCGGCGCCCAGACGTCGGGCAGGAGCTGGCCGCTCAAGGCGCTGGGGGTCTTCCTGCTCCTGGTCCTGGCCGTCTACGCCCTGATCTTTTTCACCGGCGACCGGAAGGCCGAGCCGAAGCTGGGCATCGACCTGGAGGGCGGCACCCGCATCACCCTGGTTCCCCAGGGTGAGGAGCCCACGCAGGAGCAGCTGAACCAGGCGCGCACCATTCTGCAGAACCGCGTCAACGGCATGGGCGTCTCCGGCGCCGACGTCGTCGCCGACGGCAACACGCTGGTGATCACCGTCCCCGGTGACGACGCGGGCCAGGCCCGCGCCGTCGGCCAGACCTCGCAGCTGGTCTTCCGCCCGGTCGCTCAGCCGCAGATGCCGGACATGGCCGCGCTGCCCGAGACCTTCACCGACATGGCCGAGCGCTGGGTCGAGGCCGACGTGATCAGCCCGGAGGACGCCAAGAGCTCCGCCGAGCAGCTCTCCGCCCAGCTCAAGCAGCTCGGCGGTGAGGAGATCAAGGCCCCGGAGATCAACGCCGAGCCCAAGCCGGAGCCGGCGAACTCCCTGGAGGCCACCGAGCGCCGCCAGCAGACCACCGAGATGCTGCGCGAGGACCGCCAGTCCGAGGACCCGACCACGCAGCTGGCCGCCATGGCCCTGATCAAGTGCGACGGCTCCGTCGACCCGCTGGCCGGCACCGACGACCCGGCCAAGCCGCTGGTCTCCTGCGACGCCTCCTCCGGCGCGCCGTACCTGCTGTCGCCCTCCCCGGAGCTCGTCGGCGAGAACCCGGACGGCGAGCGCCTCACCGGCGCCCAGATCGACACCGACCGTCCGATCGAGGGCGGCCTGGACTCCCAGACCGGCCAGATGCAGGTCGGCTTCGCCTTCGGCGGCGCCGGCGCCGACACCTGGGCGCAGCTGACCCAGGAGTACCTGCAGCAGCAGGTCGCCATCACCCTGGACTCGCAGATCATCTCCGCCCCGCGCATCCAGTCGCCGACCCCGGCCGGCTCCGCCACCGCGATCACCGGTGACTTCAGCCAGAAGGAGGCGCAGGACCTCGCCAACAACCTGAAGTACGGCGCCCTGCCGCTGTCCTTCGCCGGCGAGGACGGCCAGCCCGGCGGCACCGCCGAGACCGTGCCCGCCTCCCTCGGCGAGGCCTCGCTGAAGGCCGGTCTGGTCGCGGGCCTGGTCGGCCTGGCCATGATCGCCGTCTTCGTCTTCGCCTACTACCGCCTCTACGGCCTGATCTCGCTGTTCACCCTGGTGTGCTCCGGCGCGCTGGTCTACGGCTCCCTGATCCTGCTGGGCCGCTGGATCGGCTACTCGCTGGACCTGTCCGGCATCGCCGGCCTGATCATCGGCATCGGCGCGACCGCGGACTCCTTCGTGGTCATCTACGAGCGCATCAAGGACGAGGTCAGGGACGGCCACACCTTCCGCTCGGCCACGCACCGCGGCTGGCACCGCGCCCGCCAGACCATCGTGACCGGCAACATGGTCACCCTGATCGCCTCCGTGGTCATCTACTTCCTGGCTGTCGGCGAGGTCAAGGGCTTCGCCTTCACCCTCGGCATGACGACGGTCTTCGACCTCGTCGTGACCTTCCTGGTCACGGCCCCGATCATGCTGCTGTGCTCGCGGCGGCCGTTCTGGGCGCGCCCGGCCGTCAACGGCATGGGCAAGGTCTTCCGCCTGGCCGCCGACCGCCGCACGGCCGCGGCCAAGGTCAACACCCCCGCGCGCGGCGCCACCGCTTCCGGGGCCACCGCTTCGGGCGCCACCGGGACCACCGCGACGGGCACCGCAGCCACCGCCGGCACCGCAGCCAGCGCCGGCACCGCTGCGACCGCAAAGGAGACCGCCGACGCCGACGAGGCGGGACGTCGTCAAGCGGGCACCGCCTCGGCGGTCTCGCCCGCCGACGGTGACACCGACGCCGACGGCGACGCGCCCGCCGAGGACGCGGAGCCCAAGGACAAGGAGAACTGA
- the ruvA gene encoding Holliday junction branch migration protein RuvA: protein MIASLNGTVVGIELTGAVIECAGVGYFFTATPQTLAGLRRGETARVLTTMVVRDDAVQLYGFTDDSQRSMFTLLQTVSGLGPRLALATLSVFEPAEVAAAVGAGDAKALQRVPGVGKRMAERMIVELKEKVAVYGEAAPEGGEPAAPRAESATAAQVTAALTGLGFTDKQAGSAVDAVLAEDPDLDTSAALRAALSRLGKKN, encoded by the coding sequence ATGATCGCCTCGCTCAACGGAACCGTCGTCGGAATTGAACTGACCGGCGCGGTCATCGAGTGCGCGGGGGTGGGCTACTTCTTCACGGCCACCCCGCAGACGCTGGCCGGCCTGCGCCGCGGCGAGACCGCGCGCGTGCTGACCACCATGGTCGTGCGCGACGACGCGGTGCAGCTCTACGGCTTCACCGACGACTCCCAGCGCAGCATGTTCACCCTGCTGCAGACGGTCTCGGGCCTGGGGCCCCGCCTCGCGCTGGCCACGCTGTCGGTCTTCGAGCCGGCCGAGGTCGCCGCGGCTGTCGGCGCCGGCGACGCCAAGGCCCTGCAGCGCGTGCCCGGCGTGGGCAAGCGCATGGCCGAGCGCATGATCGTCGAACTGAAGGAGAAGGTCGCCGTCTACGGTGAGGCGGCGCCGGAGGGCGGCGAGCCCGCGGCCCCGCGCGCCGAGTCCGCGACCGCCGCCCAGGTCACCGCCGCGCTGACCGGCCTGGGCTTCACCGACAAGCAGGCCGGGTCCGCCGTCGACGCGGTGCTCGCCGAGGACCCGGACCTGGACACCTCCGCCGCGCTGCGGGCGGCGCTGAGCCGCCTGGGGAAGAAGAACTGA
- the secF gene encoding protein translocase subunit SecF, which produces MSETKTLEVPVEPDANLNHSLFDRISTGEGGIDFIGRTKLWYWLTALFIVISVAAIGIRGFDMSIDFEGGTKINMPAAELNVDDVEQTFVDATGVTPELTQVVGSGDTATLEINTERLTQDQIDAARQEIFEAYHPEDATGTPSPDAIGDSTVSESWGSTITQRMLISMGVFLLLAFLYIAVRLRREMAIAAMAALLVDAVVIAGIYALFGFEVSPAVIIGLLTVLSFSVYDTVIVFDKVRENTAGLLDSRRQTYAEAANAAVNQTLMRSISTSVISALPIVALIIVAVWMLGVGDLQDLALIQLIGVVEGVFSSIFLATPILVSVTERSKEIREHNAAVAAYRRGEEPADAADDATATDAASEGNTGNSGKRTVTSPAHHAEADADTPAPGHPGATWRPGRN; this is translated from the coding sequence ATGTCCGAGACCAAGACACTCGAAGTTCCCGTCGAGCCCGACGCGAACCTGAACCACTCCCTGTTCGACCGCATCTCCACCGGTGAGGGCGGCATCGACTTCATCGGCCGGACCAAGCTGTGGTACTGGCTGACGGCGCTGTTCATCGTCATCAGCGTCGCCGCCATCGGCATCCGCGGCTTCGACATGTCGATCGACTTCGAGGGCGGCACCAAGATCAACATGCCGGCCGCGGAGCTCAACGTCGACGACGTCGAGCAGACCTTCGTCGACGCCACCGGGGTCACCCCGGAGCTGACCCAGGTCGTCGGTTCCGGCGACACCGCCACCCTGGAGATCAACACCGAGCGCCTCACGCAGGACCAGATCGACGCCGCCCGCCAGGAGATCTTCGAGGCCTACCACCCCGAGGACGCCACCGGCACCCCGAGCCCGGACGCGATCGGCGACTCGACGGTCTCCGAGTCCTGGGGCTCGACGATCACCCAGCGCATGCTCATCTCCATGGGCGTGTTCCTGCTGCTGGCCTTCCTCTACATCGCGGTGCGCCTGCGCCGTGAGATGGCCATCGCGGCCATGGCCGCCCTGCTCGTCGACGCCGTCGTCATCGCCGGCATCTACGCGCTGTTCGGCTTCGAGGTCTCGCCGGCCGTGATCATCGGTCTGCTGACCGTGCTGTCCTTCTCCGTCTACGACACCGTCATCGTCTTCGACAAGGTCCGCGAGAACACCGCGGGGCTTCTCGACTCGCGCAGACAGACCTACGCGGAGGCCGCCAACGCCGCCGTGAACCAGACGCTGATGCGCTCGATCTCGACCTCGGTGATCTCCGCGCTGCCGATCGTGGCGCTGATCATCGTCGCCGTGTGGATGCTCGGCGTCGGCGATCTGCAGGACCTCGCGCTCATCCAGCTCATCGGCGTGGTCGAGGGCGTGTTCTCCTCGATCTTCCTGGCCACCCCGATCCTGGTCAGCGTGACCGAGCGCTCCAAGGAGATCCGCGAGCACAACGCCGCCGTCGCCGCCTACCGTCGCGGCGAGGAGCCGGCGGACGCGGCCGACGACGCCACGGCGACCGACGCGGCGTCGGAAGGCAATACCGGCAACTCCGGCAAGCGCACCGTCACCTCCCCGGCGCACCACGCCGAGGCCGACGCCGACACCCCGGCGCCCGGCCACCCCGGCGCCACCTGGCGCCCGGGCCGGAACTGA
- the yajC gene encoding preprotein translocase subunit YajC, with amino-acid sequence MDMILLLVLLLILIAPSFFMMRKQRRRQNEMTQMQAGLEVGQRVVTASGMHATIVGLEGDQLALEIAPDVITTWERIAVIRTVDEQNPELVGGEAGYAQAGQADAEGYVHPEATEAEHTDANYSDADYTGTDYTDAAGHPENDGSYPDPDRTDGPDADGRPGR; translated from the coding sequence ATGGATATGATTCTGCTTCTCGTTCTACTGCTCATTCTGATCGCGCCCTCCTTCTTCATGATGCGCAAGCAGCGCCGTCGTCAGAATGAGATGACCCAGATGCAGGCCGGCCTCGAGGTCGGCCAGCGCGTGGTCACCGCCTCGGGCATGCACGCCACCATCGTCGGCCTCGAGGGTGACCAGCTCGCCCTCGAGATCGCGCCCGACGTGATCACCACCTGGGAGCGGATCGCCGTCATCCGCACCGTCGACGAGCAGAACCCCGAGCTGGTCGGTGGCGAGGCCGGCTACGCGCAGGCCGGCCAGGCCGACGCCGAGGGCTACGTCCACCCGGAGGCCACCGAGGCCGAGCACACCGACGCCAACTACAGCGACGCCGACTACACCGGGACCGATTACACCGACGCCGCCGGTCACCCCGAGAACGACGGCTCCTACCCGGACCCCGACCGGACCGACGGCCCGGACGCCGACGGCCGCCCCGGGCGCTAG
- the ruvB gene encoding Holliday junction branch migration DNA helicase RuvB produces MTRHGIERTEFRLPEGAGGPAGPGGPGNGGSAGGPGAAGGGAGGFGGPAGGPADGPAGVPGAGGPGAGGPVAGDGAERPVTPHKQAGEGDVERNLRPRSLQEFIGQQKVREQLSLVLTGAKNRGVTPDHILLSGPPGLGKTTMAMIIAQELGTSLRMTSGPALERAGDLAAMLSNLMEGDVLFIDEIHRMARPAEEMLYMAMEDFRIDVIVGKGPGATSIPLDLPPFTLVAATTRAGMLTGPLRDRFGFTAQMEFYDTPELTRVVTRAARILDVEIDDDAAAEIASRSRGTPRIANRLLRRVRDYAEVHSDGRIDLASARGALAVFDVDEVGLDRLDRAVLDCLIKGHGGGPVGVGTLAVAVGEEPSTIEEVCEPYLVRAGLIARTGRGRVATAAAWRHLDLEPPEGAPGLY; encoded by the coding sequence ATGACCCGCCACGGAATTGAGCGCACCGAGTTCCGGCTGCCCGAGGGCGCCGGGGGACCGGCAGGCCCGGGTGGGCCGGGGAACGGTGGATCGGCCGGTGGGCCGGGAGCCGCGGGCGGCGGCGCGGGCGGCTTCGGCGGCCCGGCCGGCGGCCCGGCCGACGGTCCGGCGGGTGTCCCGGGTGCCGGAGGTCCCGGCGCCGGGGGCCCCGTTGCCGGCGACGGCGCCGAGCGGCCCGTCACCCCGCACAAGCAGGCGGGGGAGGGCGACGTCGAGCGCAACCTGCGTCCGCGTTCGCTGCAGGAGTTCATCGGCCAGCAGAAGGTGCGCGAGCAGCTCTCGCTGGTGCTCACCGGCGCGAAGAACCGCGGGGTCACCCCGGACCACATCCTGCTGTCCGGCCCGCCCGGCCTGGGCAAGACGACCATGGCGATGATCATCGCCCAGGAGCTCGGCACCAGCCTGCGCATGACCTCGGGACCGGCGCTCGAGCGCGCCGGCGACCTGGCCGCGATGCTGTCGAACCTGATGGAGGGCGACGTGCTCTTCATCGACGAGATCCACCGCATGGCGCGCCCGGCCGAAGAGATGCTCTACATGGCCATGGAGGACTTCCGCATCGACGTCATCGTGGGCAAGGGCCCCGGTGCCACGTCGATCCCGCTGGACCTGCCGCCGTTCACCCTGGTGGCCGCCACCACGCGGGCAGGCATGCTGACCGGGCCGCTGCGCGACCGCTTCGGCTTCACCGCGCAGATGGAGTTCTACGACACCCCGGAGCTGACCCGCGTGGTCACCCGCGCCGCCCGCATCCTCGACGTCGAGATCGACGACGACGCGGCCGCCGAGATCGCCTCGCGCTCCCGGGGCACGCCGCGTATTGCCAACCGGCTGCTGCGGCGCGTGCGCGACTACGCCGAGGTCCACTCCGACGGCCGCATCGACCTGGCCTCCGCCCGCGGGGCGCTGGCGGTCTTCGACGTCGACGAGGTAGGCCTCGACCGCCTGGACCGCGCGGTGCTCGACTGCCTGATCAAGGGGCACGGCGGCGGGCCGGTCGGCGTGGGCACGCTCGCGGTGGCCGTGGGCGAGGAGCCCTCGACCATCGAGGAGGTCTGCGAACCCTACCTGGTGCGCGCGGGTCTCATCGCGCGTACCGGCCGGGGCCGGGTGGCCACCGCCGCCGCCTGGCGCCACCTGGACCTCGAGCCGCCGGAGGGCGCGCCCGGTCTCTACTGA
- a CDS encoding MBL fold metallo-hydrolase, with product MEIQGFATGPYKTNCYLLIEDGRCVVVDAGMHAFAPVMDVLGKLDLELEAVVCTHGHIDHTRDAAQLANHFGVPVYIHPDDRFMLAGGDGVLPETARLFDAATMAQPDEVRPLDDAAVVTLVGHDFRVAHAPGHSPGSVLLIADEVVLSGDVLFRGSIGRTDLPYSDPEAMKRTLAGPVAALDDALPVLPGHGPTTTVRAERATNPFAGPFMRAAGSAGGTGDAARRPEDEAGGSGDAARRPGDEAGGTEGE from the coding sequence ATGGAGATCCAGGGATTCGCCACCGGCCCGTACAAGACGAACTGCTACCTGCTCATCGAGGACGGCCGCTGCGTGGTCGTCGACGCGGGCATGCACGCCTTCGCCCCGGTCATGGACGTGCTGGGCAAACTCGACCTGGAGCTTGAAGCCGTCGTGTGCACCCACGGCCACATCGACCACACCCGCGACGCGGCCCAGCTGGCCAACCACTTCGGCGTGCCCGTTTACATCCACCCCGACGACCGCTTCATGCTCGCCGGCGGCGACGGCGTGCTGCCGGAGACGGCCCGCCTCTTCGACGCCGCGACCATGGCCCAGCCGGACGAGGTGCGCCCGCTTGACGACGCCGCGGTGGTCACCCTCGTCGGCCACGACTTCCGCGTGGCGCACGCCCCCGGCCACTCGCCGGGCAGCGTGCTGCTGATCGCCGACGAGGTGGTGCTCTCCGGCGACGTGCTCTTCCGCGGCTCCATCGGGCGCACCGACCTGCCGTACTCGGACCCGGAGGCGATGAAGCGGACGCTGGCCGGCCCCGTCGCCGCGCTCGACGACGCCCTGCCGGTGCTCCCCGGCCACGGGCCGACCACGACGGTGCGCGCCGAGCGCGCCACGAACCCCTTCGCCGGGCCCTTCATGCGTGCCGCCGGCTCCGCCGGCGGCACCGGGGACGCGGCCCGCCGCCCAGAGGATGAGGCCGGCGGCTCCGGGGACGCGGCCCGCCGCCCCGGGGATGAGGCCGGCGGCACCGAAGGTGAGTGA
- a CDS encoding RelA/SpoT family protein, protein MTQENGRGRSIGVRGMSARLARSLTGNRPKINPVLAPLLSIHRQFHPKADGAVLDRAYATAERLHDGVYRKSGDPYITHPLAVATIAAEIGMDTTTLVAALLHDTVEDTDYTLEQLTEDYGEEVARLVDGVTKLDKVALGAAAEAETIRKMIVAMAHDPRVLVIKVADRLHNMRTMRFLPPEKQAKKARQTLEVIAPLAHRLGMANVKWELEDLSFAILYPKKYDEIVRLVADRAPQRDRALEEIMAQLKAALKENNIEAEVMGRPKHYWSIYQKMIVRGHEFDEIFDLVGIRVLVDNVNNCYAAIGVVHALYAAMPGRFKDYISAPRFGVYQSLHTTVMTDSGRPLEVQVRTHEMHYNAEFGIAAHWRYKETKGSHKGDQAEIDQMAWMRQLLDWQKEAADPNEFLDALRYDLTAKQIFVFTPKGDVVNLPVDSTPVDFAYSVHTEVGHRCIGAKINGKLVALETKLKSGDRVEIFTSKDQHAGPSADWKDFVVSPRAKAKIRQWFSKERREEHLEAGRDALAAEVQRGGLPLHRLFTAQSMKTVATELHYPDVDALYTAIGSGSVSAQHVAHRLMAIFGDEDSAEDELMSRMPLAELADKAEHRPQAVSGPGVLVEGSPDVLAKLAKCCQPVPGDEIFGFVTRGGGVSVHRTDCTNAPKLREEPERLIDVSWAGSDQGNAFTATLQVEALDRGGLLMEITRCVSEQNLSVLAMNSKAGDDHIATIRFTFAVSDTKQLGALITALRNTEGVFDVYRVTA, encoded by the coding sequence ATGACCCAGGAGAACGGCCGGGGCAGGAGCATCGGCGTGCGGGGCATGTCCGCGCGCCTGGCACGCAGCCTGACGGGCAACCGCCCGAAGATCAACCCGGTGCTCGCGCCGCTGTTGAGCATCCACCGGCAGTTCCACCCGAAGGCGGACGGGGCGGTGCTCGACCGCGCCTACGCCACGGCGGAGCGCCTCCACGACGGGGTCTACCGCAAGTCGGGCGACCCGTACATCACCCACCCGCTGGCGGTGGCCACCATCGCCGCGGAGATCGGTATGGACACCACCACGCTGGTCGCGGCGCTTTTGCACGACACGGTCGAGGACACCGACTACACCCTCGAGCAGCTCACCGAGGACTACGGCGAGGAGGTCGCCCGCCTCGTCGACGGGGTGACCAAGCTGGACAAGGTCGCCCTGGGCGCGGCCGCGGAGGCCGAGACGATCCGCAAGATGATCGTCGCGATGGCCCACGACCCGCGCGTGCTGGTGATCAAGGTCGCCGACCGCCTGCACAACATGCGCACGATGCGCTTCCTGCCGCCCGAGAAGCAGGCGAAGAAGGCCCGCCAGACCCTCGAGGTCATCGCCCCGCTGGCGCACCGCCTGGGCATGGCCAACGTCAAGTGGGAGCTCGAGGACCTCTCCTTCGCGATCCTCTACCCGAAGAAGTACGACGAGATCGTCCGCCTCGTCGCCGACCGCGCCCCGCAGCGCGACCGGGCACTCGAGGAGATCATGGCGCAGCTCAAGGCGGCGCTCAAGGAGAACAACATCGAGGCCGAGGTGATGGGCCGGCCGAAGCACTACTGGTCCATCTACCAGAAGATGATCGTGCGCGGCCACGAGTTCGACGAGATCTTCGACCTGGTCGGCATCCGCGTGCTCGTCGACAACGTCAACAACTGCTACGCGGCCATCGGCGTGGTCCACGCCCTCTACGCGGCGATGCCGGGCCGTTTCAAGGACTACATCTCGGCGCCGCGCTTCGGCGTCTACCAGTCGCTGCACACGACGGTGATGACGGACTCGGGCCGCCCGCTCGAGGTGCAGGTGCGCACCCACGAGATGCACTACAACGCGGAGTTCGGCATCGCGGCGCACTGGCGCTACAAGGAGACGAAGGGCTCGCACAAGGGCGACCAGGCCGAGATCGACCAGATGGCCTGGATGCGCCAGCTGCTCGACTGGCAGAAGGAGGCCGCCGACCCGAACGAGTTCCTCGACGCGCTGCGCTACGACCTGACGGCCAAGCAGATCTTCGTGTTCACCCCGAAGGGCGACGTGGTCAACCTGCCGGTGGACTCCACCCCGGTCGACTTCGCCTACTCGGTGCACACGGAGGTCGGCCACCGCTGCATCGGCGCGAAGATCAACGGCAAGCTCGTCGCCCTGGAGACGAAGCTGAAGTCGGGCGACCGGGTGGAGATCTTCACCTCCAAGGACCAGCACGCCGGGCCCTCGGCGGACTGGAAGGACTTCGTCGTCTCGCCGCGGGCGAAGGCGAAGATCCGCCAGTGGTTCTCCAAGGAGCGCCGCGAGGAGCACCTGGAGGCCGGCCGCGACGCGCTGGCCGCCGAGGTGCAGCGCGGCGGGCTGCCGCTGCACCGCCTGTTCACCGCGCAGTCGATGAAGACGGTGGCCACGGAGCTGCACTACCCGGACGTCGACGCGCTCTACACGGCGATCGGCTCGGGCTCGGTCTCCGCGCAGCATGTCGCGCACCGCCTGATGGCCATCTTCGGCGACGAGGACTCCGCCGAGGACGAGCTGATGAGCCGGATGCCGCTGGCGGAGCTGGCGGACAAGGCCGAGCACCGCCCGCAGGCCGTCAGTGGGCCGGGCGTGCTCGTGGAGGGCAGCCCGGACGTGCTGGCGAAGCTGGCCAAGTGCTGCCAGCCGGTGCCGGGCGACGAGATCTTCGGCTTCGTCACCCGCGGCGGCGGGGTCTCGGTGCACCGCACGGACTGCACCAACGCCCCGAAGCTGCGCGAGGAGCCGGAGCGCCTCATCGACGTCTCCTGGGCCGGCTCGGACCAGGGCAACGCATTCACCGCGACGCTGCAGGTCGAGGCGCTGGACCGCGGCGGGCTGCTCATGGAGATCACCCGGTGCGTCAGCGAGCAGAACCTGTCGGTGCTGGCGATGAACTCGAAGGCCGGCGACGACCACATCGCCACGATCCGCTTCACCTTCGCGGTCTCCGACACCAAGCAGCTCGGCGCGCTGATCACGGCGCTGCGCAACACCGAGGGCGTCTTCGACGTCTACCGCGTGACCGCCTGA
- a CDS encoding peptidylprolyl isomerase: MSNEQRGQEALDALDKALKSRDRAEKSKPLAVVAMSAVAILAIVGVVWFLATRDSEEDVVADDAESTEQTSEAQVEPLALERENPLPETVTCSYDDAGEAAREVSKPQTENVPATGEVTVTLQTGQGPIPMTLDRSVSPCTVNAFVHMSEQGYFNDTVCHRMTSGALNVLQCGDPTGTGSGGPGFQFANEYPTDEMGAQTGKPVTYPRGTVAMANSGPDTNGSQFFLNYDDSQLPPDYTYFGKITDEGMDTLGKIAEAGVEGDPNNGAPAEEVRISEATVNK, from the coding sequence GTGAGTAACGAGCAACGCGGCCAGGAGGCGCTCGACGCCCTCGACAAGGCGCTCAAGAGCCGCGACCGCGCGGAGAAGAGCAAGCCGCTGGCCGTCGTGGCCATGTCCGCCGTGGCCATCCTCGCCATCGTCGGCGTGGTCTGGTTCCTGGCCACCCGCGACTCCGAGGAGGACGTCGTCGCCGACGACGCCGAGTCCACCGAGCAGACCTCCGAGGCTCAGGTCGAGCCGCTGGCCCTCGAGCGCGAGAACCCGCTGCCGGAGACCGTGACCTGCAGCTACGACGACGCCGGCGAGGCCGCCCGCGAGGTCAGCAAGCCGCAGACCGAGAACGTGCCCGCCACCGGCGAGGTGACCGTCACCCTGCAGACCGGCCAGGGCCCGATCCCGATGACCCTGGACCGTTCGGTCTCCCCGTGCACCGTCAACGCCTTCGTGCACATGTCCGAGCAGGGCTACTTCAACGACACGGTCTGCCACCGCATGACCTCCGGCGCGCTGAACGTGCTGCAGTGCGGCGACCCGACCGGCACCGGCTCCGGCGGCCCGGGCTTCCAGTTCGCCAACGAGTACCCGACCGACGAGATGGGCGCGCAGACCGGCAAGCCCGTGACCTACCCGCGCGGGACCGTCGCCATGGCCAACTCCGGCCCGGACACGAACGGCTCGCAGTTCTTCCTCAACTACGACGACTCGCAGCTCCCGCCGGACTACACCTACTTCGGCAAGATCACCGACGAGGGCATGGACACCCTCGGCAAGATCGCCGAGGCCGGTGTCGAGGGCGACCCCAACAACGGCGCGCCCGCCGAGGAGGTCCGCATCTCCGAGGCCACGGTCAACAAATAG